One window of Quercus robur chromosome 12, dhQueRobu3.1, whole genome shotgun sequence genomic DNA carries:
- the LOC126709714 gene encoding nucleolar protein 16 has protein sequence MGGSRRKYKRSKSKVRVGQLKKNPHVFKPAFNVPPKLRSIVDQDPSNWDDKASVIQNYKSFGVVSNPNFLGVRSRTSHVIESDSLNVPPTQPSDQAEAEAEADELELFDSGSDLEEDDLKSALGKKRKDGKSAPPLPLTTIQRVHISRLIEKYGDDYERMFMDSKLNAMQHSVATLEKLCKRYNMYGNTRNPLILTKS, from the exons atgggagggTCACGAAGAAAATACAAGAGGTCGAAGTCAAAGGTCCGAGTGGGTCAACTGAAGAAAAACCCACACGTATTCAAGCCAGCCTTCAACGTTCCTCCAAAGCTCCGCTCCATTGTCGATCAAGACCCTTCGAATTGGGACGACAAGGCCAGCGTCATCCAAAACTACAAGTCCTTCGGCGTTGTTTCTAACCCTAACTTTCTCGGCGTCCGATCTCGCACCTCTCACGTCATCGAGAGCGACTCTCTTAATGTCCCGCCGACTCAGCCGTCCGATCAAGCCGAAGCCGAAGCCGAAGCCGATGAGCTCGAGCTCTTCGACTCCGGCAGTGATCTCGAAGAAGACG ATTTGAAATCAGCACTGGGAAAGAAGCGAAAAGATGGGAAATCTGCGCCTCCTCTGCCATTGACCACAATCCAGCGTGTTCATATCAGTAGACTGATTGAGAAATATGGAGACGATTATGAG aGGATGTTCATGGATTCAAAGCTAAATGCCATGCAGCATTCAGTTGCAACTCTGGAGAAACTTTGCAAAAGGTATAATATGTATGGAAATACAAGGAATCCCTTAATACTTACAAAAAGCTGA